A single genomic interval of Gammaproteobacteria bacterium harbors:
- a CDS encoding LemA family protein, with the protein MYERFARRYAGVALAVMALLGLSACGINNIPAYDEQVKATWSDVLNQYQRRADLVPNLVSTVKGFAAQEERVLTEVVEARAKVSQMQLPPDVLTNPEAFKTFQASQDQLTSALSRLLVVVERYPDLKSNENFLTLQSQLEGTENRIAVARRDYIAAVQRYNTELRTFPGRIWKAILYSDSQVMENFAAAPGVEQAPEVKF; encoded by the coding sequence GCTCAGCGCCTGTGGCATCAACAACATCCCCGCCTACGACGAGCAGGTGAAGGCGACCTGGAGCGATGTGCTGAACCAGTACCAGCGCCGCGCCGACCTGGTGCCCAACCTGGTCAGCACGGTGAAGGGTTTCGCGGCGCAGGAGGAGCGGGTGCTGACCGAGGTGGTGGAGGCGCGCGCGAAGGTGTCGCAGATGCAGCTGCCGCCGGACGTGCTGACCAATCCGGAGGCGTTCAAGACCTTCCAGGCCTCGCAGGACCAGCTGACCTCGGCGCTGTCGCGCCTGCTGGTGGTGGTCGAGCGTTATCCCGACCTGAAGTCGAACGAGAATTTCCTGACGCTGCAGTCGCAGCTCGAGGGAACGGAGAACCGCATCGCGGTGGCGCGGCGCGACTACATCGCGGCGGTGCAGCGCTACAATACCGAGCTGCGGACATTCCCGGGGCGCATCTGGAAGGCGATACTGTACTCCGATTCGCAGGTGATGGAGAACTTCGCCGCCGCGCCCGGCGTCGAGCAGGCGCCCGAGGTTAAGTTCTGA